The proteins below are encoded in one region of Rutidosis leptorrhynchoides isolate AG116_Rl617_1_P2 unplaced genomic scaffold, CSIRO_AGI_Rlap_v1 contig289, whole genome shotgun sequence:
- the LOC139882585 gene encoding uncharacterized protein: protein MAEKLAPEKRHEFLHNGQKVFEWDQTLEEVNMYIDLPPNVQSKKLFYCKIQSKHVEVGIKGNPPYLNHDLTSPVKTGSSFWTIEDDIMHIMLQKRDKGQTWSSPIAGQSQLDPYATDLEQKRLMLERFQEENPGFDFSQAQFTGNCPDPRTFMGGIRSD, encoded by the exons GCCAAAAGGTGTTTGAATGGGATCAAACTTTAGAGGAAGTCAATATGTACATAGATTTGCCTCCAAATGTTCAGTCGAAGAAGCTATTTTACTGTAAGATACAGTCTAAACATGTGGAAGTTGGAATCAAAGGCAATCCTCCTTATCTCAAT CATGATCTTACCAGCCCAGTGAAGACTGGTTCTTCATTTTGGACCATAG AGGACGATATAATGCACATAATGTTGCAAAAAAGGGATAAGGGACAGACATGGTCTTCGCCGATAGCTGGTCAGTCTCAGCTTGACCCTTACGCCACTGATCTTGAACAGAAGCGGCTTATGCTTGAGAGGTTCCAGGAGGAG AACCCTGGTTTTGATTTCTCCCAAGCTCAATTCACCGGAAACTGTCCTGATCCAAGGACCTTCATGGGTGGTATTCGCTCCGACTAA